In Helianthus annuus cultivar XRQ/B chromosome 9, HanXRQr2.0-SUNRISE, whole genome shotgun sequence, the following are encoded in one genomic region:
- the LOC110877564 gene encoding putative oligosaccharyltransferase complex subunit CG9662 has product MDPLFHTLSLLPFSFLRPPRLRLKLPTVPLPSAMTVFSLVLLTYFIVVSGVVYDVIVEPPGIGSTQDPRTGTVRPVVFMSGRVNGQYIIEGLSSGFMFVLGGLGIILMDLAVSPNRAKSVKVSFAAAGVSCLVIAYVMSMLFLRIKIPGYLR; this is encoded by the coding sequence ATGGATCCACTCTTCCACACCCTCTCCCTCCTCCCCTTCTCCTTCCTCCGGCCACCGCGCCTCCGCCTGAAGCTCCCCACCGTCCCCCTTCCCTCCGCCATGACCGTCTTCTCCCTCGTCCTCCTCACCTACTTCATCGTCGTCTCCGGCGTCGTGTACGACGTTATCGTTGAACCCCCCGGCATCGGATCCACCCAAGATCCACGCACCGGCACCGTCCGCCCGGTCGTCTTCATGTCCGGCAGAGTCAACGGCCAGTACATTATTGAAGGACTTTCTTCTGGATTCATGTTTGTTCTCGGCGGATTAGGAATCATACTTATGGACCTTGCCGTTTCCCCCAATCGGGCCAAGAGTGTTAAGGTTTCGTTTGCGGCTGCTGGTGTTTCGTGTTTGGTTATTGCCTATGTCATGAGTATGCTGTTTCTTCGTATTAAGATTCCTGGTTATCTTCGCTGA